A window from Podospora bellae-mahoneyi strain CBS 112042 chromosome 1 map unlocalized CBS112042p_1, whole genome shotgun sequence encodes these proteins:
- a CDS encoding uncharacterized protein (EggNog:ENOG503P76V) has protein sequence MEEYVEFYQTSCWSYKPKAIKKVIEKLSAQPVHNGRVEVLYDLEQRWFKITCHQDDAETLRRRFAAVAAEIEEDALGSDYEKVLGPSCYFDTDIDNEWIAGEQEYLNLLRSHEAEFKVYAFPTALASFQFKTCWDSLEKRDDGLTLDHVVSDDKLSQMEQETNVRIVTDLGKSLVFIGSHTKDCIHKAKGKLDVLLASKNMALLSLRNDHVLFTDNYVDEKLRPGFMVDLRYMTNIHPRLTSSTLLDPATVRRLDGAYSRMYEQGVSLRLCPYSHKKKWHVSLLGPHIPEPKTQQRYVLSSRPTMLEKDSDERPITAPVSQVQARATTTESRVVSWMEGLSIAPSSELRNNDLSTEPCVHPFDLEQDILGPLVDVPAISTTASATDLIDMDSPSGLDEAALNTPVRPPQDIVEVPAPTLIAVAPSGESGHSQHSGSTTSSLMEFSDDDVPTPTPFKYHDDFSTKRFHAMNQQSGHTAKKATPAPSAVSKPTSKATQKTSNAVGMAAPSWTYGTVPFAEKLNMAIAKLLHKAPYRRGWVEVRVEFGRILLGDCDESALSFNSGQSAADGWDNQVVLYMLEQASRKLDTDKRRKDLRFTKILTTHGCDAEALLNMWNDGKQIWDPEQRKVDITYAIHCEMKCKGEEESYRFAIEARQNDTDCSVMVKPFHPIYDGDGIAPVYVHGLRHNWDMRVMLSHVDHDEVDKRVSRFAMVVFNSLQIRDNNGPNLTFCVPNYSATVTAVRALTRWYYPSIDRQNELQITEVEQLDMDTIEDIPNAAPGEKIKRIHAHPRLPKACQIKQRQGDFERWYEAAVLSTQLQESCQMNSGLKLGDAAAWSPEKIYRYGGFTTLYGPAIAMLKQMDKIGQNEDNNLSGVFGDLLKRANDPPPGVPGSSGPSNQHLRPHPHSRGSNTSFLSRDVRSVVSASTNAASRTTTVRSEKGEAGEIW, from the exons ATGGAGGAATACGTCGAGTTCTACCAGACCTCGTGCTGGTCCTATAAGCCCAAAGCGATCAAAAAGGTCATCGAGAAACTTTCTGCACAGCCAGTG CACAATGGGAGAGTAGAGGTCCTGTACGACCTCGAGCAACGATGGTTCAAGATCACCTGCCATCAAGACGACGCCGAGACTCTCCGCCGGCGGTTTGCGGCTGTGGCTGCAGAGATTGAAGAGGATGCTCTTGGCTCCGACTACGAGAAGGTTCTAGGTCCAAGCTGCTACTTTGAC ACCGACATCGACAATGAATGGATTGCCGGTGAACAAGAGTACCTGAACCTTCTCCGGTCCCATGAGGCTGAATTCAAGGTGTATGCCTTCCCAACTGCGCTTGCCAGTTTCCAGTTCAAGACCTGCTGGGACTCCCTCGAGAAGCGAGACGACGGACTTACCCTCGATCATGTCGTGTCCGACGATAAACTGTCACAGATGGAACAAGAAACCAACGTGCGCATCGTGACAGACCTGGGCAAGTCGCTGGTCTTCATCGGATCGCACACCAAGGATTGCATCCACAAGGCCAAGGGAAAGCTGGACGTCCTGCTGGCCAGTAAA AACATggccctcctctctcttcgAAATGACCATGTCCTTTTTACTGACAACTACGTCGATGAGAAACTCCGTCCAGGTTTCATGGTTGATCTCCGATACATGACCAATATTCACCCAAGACTTACCTCGTCGACATTGCTCGATCCAGCGACTGTCAGAAGGCTGGACGGGGCTTATTCGCGCATGTATGAACAAGGAGTTTCTCTGCGGCTATGCCCCTACAGTCACAAGAAAAAGTGGCATGTCTCCCTTCTTGGCCCTCACATTCCGGAGCCAAAGACACAGCAGAGATACGTTTTGAGCAGCCGTCCGACCATGCTTGAGAAGGACTCAGATGAGCGCCCTATTACAGCGCCGGTGTCACAAGTACAAGCGAGAGCCACAACTACTGAGAGCCGGGTGGTTAGCTGGATGGAAGGTCTCTCGATAGCGCCCAGCTCTGAGCTTCGCAACAATGATCTCTCAACTGAGCCCTGTGTGCACCCATTCGACCTTGAGCAAGATATTTTGGGTCCTCTAGTCGACGTTCCTGCGATATCCACTACCGCCAGTGCAACGGATCTCATAGATATGGACAGTCCTAGTGGTCTCGATGAGGCGGCTCTGAATACACCTGTTCGTCCGCCTCAGGATATTGTGGAAGTCCCAGCTCCAACGCTTATTGCCGTCGCTCCTAGTGGTGAAAGTGGCCATTCTCAGCATTCTGGGTCGACTACAAGTTCCTTGATGGAATTCAGCG ATGATGATGTACCTACCCCGACACCTTTTAAATATCACGATGACTTCAGCACCAAACGCTTCCACGCCATGAACCAGCAGTCTGGTCACACTGCCAAGAAGGCAACCCCTGCGCCATCTGCCGTTTCGAAACCTACGTCGAAGGCAACGCAAAAGACCTCAAACGCGGTGGGCATGGCGGCTCCAAGCTGGACATACGGCACTGTGCCTTTTGCCGAGAAACTCAACATGGCTATCGCAAAGCTCCTTCACAAGGCACCTTACCGACGAGGCTGGGTTGAAGTGCGGGTAGAGTTTGGTCGTATCCTTCTGGGAGACTGTGATGAGAGCGCTCTGTCGTTCAATTCTGGACAGTCTGCTGCCGACGGCTGGGATAACCAAGTTGTTTTGTATATGTTGGAACAAGCCTCCCGGAAACTCGACACGGACAAGAGGCGCAAGGATCTTCGATTCACCAAAATTCTCACCACCCATGGATGCGATGCTGAGGCGCTTCTCAACATGTGGAATGATGGCAAGCAGATTTGGGATCCGGAGCAGCGCAAGGTTGACATCACATACGCTATTCATTGCGAGATGAAGTgcaaaggggaagaagagtcGTATCGATTTGCTATTGAGGCACGCCAGAACGATACCGACTGTTCTGTGATGGTCAAGCCTTTCCACCCTATATATGATGGCGATGGAATTGCGCCTGTTTATGTCCATGGGTTGAGGCACAACTGGGATATGCGGGTCATGTTATCACATGTTGACCATGATGAGGTCGACAAGCGTGTCAGCCGCTTCGCCATGGTTGTTTTTAACAGTCTTCAGATTCG GGATAACAACGGCCCAAACCTCACCTTCTGCGTTCCCAACTACTCGGCGACTGTCACAGCTGTTAGAGCTCTCACCCGATGGTACTACCCGAGTATTGATAGACAAAACGAGCTTCAGATTACCGAGGTTGAGCAGCTTGACATGGATACGATCGAGGATATCCCCAACGCCGCTCCAGGAGAGAAAATCAAGAGGATTCATGCCCACCCACGCCTTCCAAAAGCCTGTCAAATCAAGCAGCGCCAGGGTGACTTTGAGCGCTGGTATGAGGCCGCAGTGCTCTCGACCCAACTACAAGAATCTTGTCAGATGAACTCTGGGCTCAAACTTGGAGATGCGGCTGCGTGGAGTCCAGAGAAGATATATCGATATGGTGGTTTTACCACCCTGTATGGTCCTGCTATTGCCATGCTCAAACAAATGGACAAGATTGGTCAAAATGAAGACAACAATCTCTCAGGGGTGTTTGGAGACCTGTTGAAGCGGGCGAACGACCCTCCGCCTGGTGTTCCTGGGTCTTCTGGGCCTTCCAATCAGCACTTGCGACCGCACCCCCACAGCCGTGGTAGCAACACTAGTTTTTTATCTCGAGACGTGCGGTCAGTAGTCTCTGCTTCGACCAATGCGGCCTCGAGAACAACGACTGTGAGGAGCGAGAAGGGAGAGGCGGGTGAGATATGGTGA
- a CDS encoding uncharacterized protein (COG:S; EggNog:ENOG503NUH8), translating into MVDNNRAITATSGNSDGDDKKVGAGVNGGGENERDNTSSLSSGSGSGESDDAILPRGQVDPVYEEKARILNRAIQEIGIGPYQYLLFLVVGFGWASDNLWPVATSLILPPIALEFLPSRPAYLTLAQNIGLLAGAIFWGFGCDVFGRKWAFNLTLGITAVFGMCAASSPNFAAIGVFASLWSFGVGGNLPVDSAIFLEFLPGSHQWLLTVLSVDWAVAQVVATLVAWPLLGGMTCQEGGNGGCERGENMGWRWFLIALGGLTLLMFGLRFAAFKIFESPKFLMGQGRDEEAVRVVHEVARRNGRESGLTVEDLRRAEPEGYVARTDVKVAVKRRLENVKMERVRVLFSTRKLAWSTGLIMAIWAFIGLGYPLYNAFLPYIQATRGADFGDGSTYLTYRNSLIIAAVGIPGALLGGYLVELPRFGRKGTLSLSTVLTGVFLYCSTTALDSQSLLGWNCAFNFTSNVMYAVLYSFTPELFPTPQRGTGNALTATCNRIFGIMAPIVAMFADLRTAAPVYTSGALFIAAGVLVLLLPFESRGKAAL; encoded by the exons ATGGTGGACAACAACCGTGCCATCACCGCAACAAGCGGAAACAGCGACGGTGACGACAAGAAGGTTGGGGCCGGTGTAAACGGTGGGGGAGAAAACGAAAGAgacaacacctcctccctctcttctgGCTCGGGCTCGGGGGAGTCCGACGACGCGATCCTGCCTAGGGGGCAGGTCGATCCTGTGTATGAGGAGAAAGCGAGGATTCTAAACCGGGCG ATCCAAGAAATAGGCATAGGACCCTACCAatacctcctcttcctcgtcgtcggcttcGGCTGGGCGAGCGACAACCTCTGGCCTGTCGCCACGTCCCTCATCCTACCCCCCATCGCATTGGAATTTCTCCCTTCCCGCCCGGCATATCTCACCCTCGCGCAAAATATTGGGCTTTTGGCAGGGGCGATATtctgggggtttgggtgtgATGTTTTTGGGAGGAAGTGGGCATTTAACCTCACGCTTGGGATCACGGCCGTGTTTGGGATGTGTGCTGCCTCCAGCCCAAACTTTGCGGCTATAGGGGTCTTTGCGAGCTTGTGGAgttttggggtggggggaaaTTTACCGGTGGACAGTGCGATCTTTTTGGAGTTTCTGCCGGGGAGTCATCAGTGGTTGTTGACTGTGTTAAGTGTGGACTGGGCGGTTGCGCAGGTGGTGGCTACGTTGGTTGCGTGGCCGCTTTTGGGCGGGATGACTTGTCAGGAGGGAGGAAACGGGGGTtgtgagaggggggagaatatggggtggaggtggttttTGATTGCGCTCGGGGGGTTgacgttgttgatgtttgggtTGAGGTTTGCGGCGTTCAAGATTTTCGAGAGTCCCAAGTTTTTGATGGGGCAGGGAAGGGACGAGGAGGCTGTGAGGGTGGTTCACGAGGTGGCGAGACGGAATGGGAGGGAGAGCGGGTTGACGGTGGAGGACTTGAGGAGGGCTGAGCCGGAGGGGTATGTGGCGAGGACGGATGTCAAGGTTGCcgtgaagaggaggttggagaatGTCAAGATGGAaagggtgagggtgttgttttCGACGAGGAAACTGGCGTGGTCGACGGGGTTGATTATGGCTATTTGGGCGTTTATTGGGTTGGGATATCCCCTTTACAATGCCTTCTTGCCGTATATTCAGGCCACGAGAGGAGCCGACTTTGGAGACGGGTCTACTTACCTGACATATCGTAACTCCCTCATCATTGCCGCTGTTGGCATCCCGGGAGCGCTTCTGGGAGGATATCTGGTTGAGCTGCCTCGCTTCGGCCGAAAAGGGACGCTGTCTTTGTCGACAGTCTTGACTGGAGTGTTTTTGTATTGCTCGACAACGGCACTTGACTCCCAATCGCTACTCGGCTGGAACTGCGCGTTCAACTTTACGAGCAATGTGATGTACGCTGTTTTGTACAGTTTCACGCCAGAACTGTTTCCAACACCCCAGAGAGGGACGGGGAACGCTTTGACGGCTACGTGCAATCGCATTTTTGGCATCATGGCG CCTATTGTGGCCATGTTTGCGGATCTACGAACTGCTGCGCCGGTCTACACCAGCGGCGCTCTTTTTATCGCTGCCGGAGTTTTGGTTCTTTTGTTGCCATTTGAGTCAAGGGGGAAAGCGGCGTTATGA
- a CDS encoding uncharacterized protein (COG:S; EggNog:ENOG503P6CM), with the protein MSLSKPSLPLIKTSTLLLTAFTTGLSLTFSTLITPLLLTSPTPLMLQQWKKVFLTGKSHMPPLSILSAIGFFYLAAKSPAHRNLWTTAGGLSVGVIPYTLALMMGTNNALLKREADMTARVKTSGAVVVSENEEKGAKELVDWWGVLNLGRTGMLLGALGVGAWTSLH; encoded by the coding sequence ATGTCCCTCTCCAaaccttccctccccctcatcaaaacctccaccctcctcctaacAGCCTTCACAAccggcctctccctcaccttctccactCTCATTACCCCCTTGCTGCTTacttccccaaccccgctCATGCTCCAgcagtggaagaaggtgTTCCTAACCGGTAAATCTCACATGCCGCCTTTGTCCATCCTCTCGGCGATCGGGTTTTTCTACCTTGCTGCAAAGTCACCTGCTCATCGAAACCTCTGGACGACAGCTGGAGGTTTGAGCGTGGGGGTTATTCCTTATACCTTGGCTCTGATGATGGGAACTAATAACGCGCTGCTGAAGAGAGAGGCGGATATGACTGCGAGGGTGAAGACGAGTggtgcggtggtggtgagtgagaatgaggagaagggagcgaaggagctggtggattggtggggggtgttgaaTCTGGGAAGGACGGGGATGCTGTTGGGGGCTTTGGGGGTCGGGGCTTGGACTTCATTGCATTAA
- a CDS encoding uncharacterized protein (EggNog:ENOG503PRN0), with protein sequence MAHHTKRSHNNRLVVNGTAIDNHPSSTGVADATLAQQTASFSHTLLARRTNSSCNKSKPTTTNSYIKTSAKALIPLPSSLSSIAAAHTTNLKKSRLSSGPQTLSSATTKFLYKRLRKHDRATSSYFQKRKQWKRTHRRVAVRIMTSPSQPGLPAAYEPLSDEETVNQPISSSANSSRSTSPSDSSSSRQQSESVTSVSSFASSQKSTDGKSEEVEEKERVRTKVEIKVQAASNSTQAIEAAAITTSDTRTSPAKRKHEETEDDPTPQPKKVVKSIRLVIKKPTVAISSPPSAIGAATEEPPLMSGARANPPPPMATAVAKPTTKIILKRPSSSVAPPVMTPAVGNNGDHGETAKQKKLDKGKRKLIEQEDDDDEETIPAPKKARYTKNTYQGPDKPLQKMEYFERRRHEMLADPLGYDDLVRDTNKQPDAYTRKKFLRWEKHYRHPKPEKFEMSGALNPPDMTSALAGTPKKKGGESLSRNARKRAHRKRAEEEANALRREKSRERTISGGETEGEEKLTGKGKGAARIGQGKDTSIGYNKQQQQRMKSTGRQYNGGSDY encoded by the coding sequence ATGGCGCATCACACCAAGCGCTCTCACAACAATAGACTTGTTGTCAATGGCACTGCCATTGACAACCACCCATCATCGACGGGTGTTGCTGATGCCACGCTTGCCCAACAAACTGCCTCCTTTTCTCACACCCTACTTGCTCGCAGAACCAATTCTTCCTGCAACAAGTcgaaaccaacaaccaccaactcTTACATCAAAACATCTGCCAAAGCACTTATTCCTCTTCCATCTTCCTTGTCCTCAATAGCTGCTGCTCACACGACCAATCTCAAAAAGTCCCGACTTTCATCTGGGCCCCAGACCTTGTCTTCTGCGACCACTAAGTTCCTGTACAAGAGACTCCGCAAGCACGACCGCGCGACCTCCTCCTATTTTCAGAAAAGAAAGCAGTGGAAGCGCACTCACCGCCGTGTTGCTGTCAGAATAATGACTTCTCCTAGCCAACCCGGCCTCCCTGCGGCCTATGAGCCTTTGTCAGATGAAGAGACGGTCAACCAGCCCATTTCAAGCAGCGCCAATTCTTCCAGGAGCACCTCGCCTTCGGATAGCAGCAGTAGTCGCCAGCAATCAGAGTCTGTCACCTCAGTGTCTAGCTTTGCGTCTTCGCAAAAGAGTACCGATGGCAAGTCTGAGGAGgtagaggagaaggaaagagtCAGAACCAAAGTCGAAATTAAGGTTCAGGctgccagcaacagcacTCAAGCCATCGAGGCAGCTGCCATCACTACCAGCGACACCAGAACCAGCCCGGCCAAGAGGAAACATGAAGAGACTGAGGATGACCCGACGCCTCAGCCGAAGAAGGTTGTGAAGTCAATCAGGCTGGTTATTAAGAAACCCACTGTCGCTATCTCGTCGCCGCCCTCTGCGATAGGCGCCGCCACCGAGGAGCCCCCTCTGATGTCTGGAGCTCGGGctaacccaccaccccccatgGCAACTGCTGTCGCTAAGCCTACCACCAAAATCATCCTCAAGCGGCCTTCTTCCAGCGTTGCCCCCCCAGTCATGACCCCAGCCGTTGGCAATAACGGGGATCACGGGGAAACAGCCAAGCAGAAGAAGTTGGATAAGGGGAAGCGCAAGCTCATCGAacaagaggatgatgatgacgaagagaCCATTCCCGCCCCAAAGAAGGCCAGATACACCAAAAACACCTACCAGGGTCCAGACAAGCCCTTGCAAAAGATGGAGTACTTTGAGCGCCGTCGTCACGAAATGCTTGCTGATCCTCTTGGGTATGACGACCTCGTTCGGGACACGAATAAGCAGCCTGATGCCTACACCCGAAAGAAGTTCTTGCGATGGGAGAAACATTACCGACACCCCAAGCCTGAGAAGTTTGAGATGAGCGGTGCGCTCAATCCGCCAGACATGACTTCTGCACTTGCTGGCAcccccaagaagaaggggggagagagcCTCTCCAGGAATGCCCGGAAGCGCGCTCACAGGAAGagagctgaggaggaagccaaTGCTTTGCGTCGGGAGAAGTCACGGGAAAGGACCATATCTGGCGGGGAGacagagggcgaggagaagctcactgggaagggaaaaggggccGCCAGGATTGGGCAGGGCAAAGACACCAGTATAGGTTATaacaagcaacaacaacagcgcATGAAGAGCACCGGTAGACAATACAATGGCGGTTCAGATTATTGA